From Acidihalobacter aeolianus, a single genomic window includes:
- the flgL gene encoding flagellar hook-associated protein FlgL — protein sequence MSIRIATSQISQAAINTMLSQETQLTHTELQLSTGRKILTPSDNPAGAAQALNLQSAIDTNTQFQSNGNAATASLNLEQSTLQGVGNVLQSVRTLALQANNGTQTDASRASIAQQMSQDVQQLLAMGNTQNANGSYIFSGSQTSTKPFTQNPNGSFSYLGDSAQRYLQIDTSRQVAVNDPGSNVFMQIPNGNGSFTATPATSNTGSGIIDPGSVTSNTGYSGDTYQIQFTSASQFNVVDTTTGTTVLSNQAYQSGSTISFAGIQTAITGTPATGDQFTIAPSQPQSVFQTIQNMVNILNTPTSGSVLAQTQLHNGMNQALSSLDQAMTNLLNKQASVGSRLNAITSQQQLQSNAKLQLQTAQSQIQDLNYASAISTYNQQLAGLQASQKTYLQVQGLSLFKYI from the coding sequence ATGAGCATACGCATCGCGACATCACAGATCAGCCAGGCGGCCATTAACACGATGCTGAGCCAGGAAACCCAGCTCACACATACGGAACTGCAACTATCGACCGGTCGTAAGATTCTTACACCATCAGATAACCCTGCAGGAGCGGCGCAGGCCCTGAATCTGCAGAGCGCAATCGATACGAATACGCAATTTCAATCGAACGGCAATGCAGCCACTGCCAGTCTGAATCTCGAGCAAAGCACCCTGCAAGGTGTAGGGAACGTGCTACAAAGCGTACGCACCCTGGCACTTCAGGCGAACAATGGCACACAGACGGATGCCAGCCGCGCGAGCATAGCCCAACAAATGAGTCAGGATGTCCAGCAGTTACTCGCGATGGGCAATACACAGAATGCCAATGGCTCGTATATTTTCAGCGGCTCGCAGACCTCGACCAAGCCCTTCACTCAGAACCCGAATGGCAGTTTCAGCTACCTCGGGGATTCGGCCCAACGCTATCTGCAGATTGACACTAGCCGTCAGGTTGCCGTGAACGACCCGGGCTCCAACGTGTTTATGCAGATACCCAATGGCAATGGCAGTTTTACAGCGACTCCTGCAACGAGCAATACCGGAAGTGGGATCATCGATCCGGGTAGCGTGACTTCGAATACAGGATACAGTGGGGATACCTATCAGATCCAGTTCACCAGCGCTTCGCAGTTCAATGTGGTCGATACCACGACGGGGACGACGGTGCTGAGCAATCAGGCTTATCAGAGCGGTTCCACTATCAGCTTCGCAGGAATTCAGACTGCTATTACTGGAACACCGGCCACCGGGGACCAGTTCACCATCGCGCCCAGTCAGCCACAAAGCGTGTTTCAAACAATTCAAAACATGGTCAATATTTTGAACACACCCACCAGCGGGAGCGTCCTTGCCCAGACCCAATTGCATAACGGTATGAACCAGGCGCTCAGTTCGCTTGATCAGGCAATGACCAATTTGCTTAACAAACAGGCAAGTGTGGGATCACGCCTGAATGCGATTACCTCGCAACAGCAGCTGCAATCTAACGCGAAGCTCCAACTACAGACCGCTCAATCGCAGATTCAGGACCTCAACTACGCCAGTGCCATCAGTACCTACAATCAACAACTGGCAGGCTTGCAGGCGTCGCAGAAGACCTATCTTCAGGTGCAGGGGCTGTCGCTGTTTAAGTACATTTAG
- a CDS encoding glycosyltransferase — translation MANIETPDVAMRTFWLDPTHLRPVPVELIGFMAEFEGFRISHVERLNGGGDIALLAQREADSVAANKPERAARSVDTTTSIADDRKPPAAVDASNHATQRGSPVKGLNVIGHVSGNLGLGVFARQVVEALMEAGVPVAIVDIDPGQGRGRHDLRFADLHVADIAALPYEINLFLLPPATMPWLLGSIGPHLRLLDRVNVLWAMWELPVVPEAWRPALRVMDAVLGGSRFVEAAVAFSCDGPLALDAPVPVSLPVPERRQRSDFGLPQDAVLFAAAFEPVSDQQRKNPLAAVRAFLEGAGDVAHAHLLIKVNNPERGGGLQSLVDLIDGHPRVHLFTESLSYVDTVSLYQCCDVFISLHRAEGLGLVPMEFMALGKPVIATGWSGNMSYMTPDSACLVGYRLIPVDGEMEVYSSGFVGSQVSWADPDVAEAAEWVRTLTGDADLRRRIGERARARMQAYQILARRCAWLEGLAALQTEHARLPTRRQRKAAALQAMRVPPATAVKSPVVAAGPDRREWAVESIAAADLPSLGVAVLTPAAFQALLPHTIAALDAQWLPSADVGVVSDADVPSHASSPPWHRVTDGATLETVNRVLIALESDWVALLHAGDVLADDALFRLAVAVAAHPEWQVVYTDEYPVDTDGQPAGDPHYKPDFNLDYLRSMPYTGGLMMVKRSFMSRLGGFDPALEGVEEYDLMLRAWELGGDEAIGHVAGALYGRRQQSSYAAKPLDALIENGRRTLAAHLGRLGIEAEVENGSLPMTYRVRYQHAPRPMVSIIIPTRDQQPVLQRCLESLLSLTAYPNYEILVVDNGSIAADAIEYIDGLRALEGDLGGRLRIVDYPEAFNFSAMNNRAAAEARGDYLLLLNNDTAVLHAEWLDEMMAHAQREDVGAVGAKLLFPDGKIQHAGVLLGVKGPAEHPFINQDPKSPGYYARLQVDQDYSAVTGACLLVRKVLYDEVGGLDAAELAVSYSDIDLCLKIRALGKRVVWTPHAILMHEGSKSQQSGVEQAPDAAKLARFQREQACMYAHWLPQMANDPAYNRNLSLASTDFLVESDPALSWDSVWRPVPRILTQPADRMGCGEYRIIAPTRALIRAGLIQGQETDRIYTPPELARIKPDALVLQRQVEPFQIEAIERHKRFNPDVFCVFEIDDLVTNVPLKNVHRSLLPKDMYKRMRRAVAACGCLVVATEPLAEAYRDLASDIRIVPNFIESAVWGGFQPVRRMGKKPRVGWAGGVSHTGDLEIVAGVVEALKDEIDWVFFGMCPPSLRAYIKEYHEPVPIGEYPAKLASLNLDLAIAPLEDVPFNHAKSHLRLLEYGILGYPVVCSDLTPYQGSFPVMRVRNRFKDWVDAIRAHALDADVAALAGDRLRDHVREHWLLENNLDAWLAAWLP, via the coding sequence ATGGCGAACATCGAAACGCCCGATGTGGCGATGCGCACGTTCTGGCTGGATCCGACGCATCTGCGTCCGGTGCCCGTGGAACTCATCGGTTTCATGGCGGAGTTCGAGGGCTTCAGAATCAGTCATGTCGAACGCCTCAACGGCGGCGGTGACATTGCCCTGCTGGCGCAGCGCGAAGCGGATTCCGTCGCGGCAAACAAGCCGGAACGGGCAGCCCGTAGCGTCGACACGACGACCAGCATTGCCGATGATCGCAAACCGCCTGCAGCGGTGGACGCGTCCAACCATGCTACCCAGCGAGGCTCGCCCGTGAAGGGCTTGAATGTTATCGGGCATGTCAGCGGCAACCTGGGCCTCGGTGTGTTCGCTCGTCAGGTTGTAGAGGCGCTGATGGAGGCCGGCGTGCCCGTGGCCATTGTCGACATCGATCCCGGACAAGGGCGGGGGCGTCACGACCTGCGTTTTGCGGATCTGCACGTTGCCGATATCGCAGCGCTGCCCTACGAGATCAATCTGTTTCTACTGCCGCCGGCAACCATGCCCTGGCTGCTGGGTTCGATCGGTCCGCATCTGCGGCTGTTGGATCGGGTAAATGTGCTGTGGGCGATGTGGGAACTGCCGGTGGTGCCGGAGGCCTGGCGCCCAGCCCTGCGTGTGATGGACGCGGTGCTGGGTGGCTCCCGCTTCGTGGAGGCCGCGGTGGCATTTTCCTGCGACGGCCCGCTGGCGCTGGACGCGCCGGTGCCGGTCAGCCTGCCGGTGCCCGAGCGGCGGCAGCGATCCGACTTCGGCCTGCCGCAGGACGCGGTGTTGTTCGCTGCGGCCTTCGAGCCGGTCAGCGATCAACAGCGCAAGAATCCATTGGCCGCGGTTCGGGCGTTTCTCGAGGGTGCCGGGGACGTGGCGCACGCCCATCTGCTGATCAAGGTGAACAATCCGGAAAGGGGGGGCGGATTACAATCCCTGGTCGATCTGATCGACGGGCACCCCCGCGTGCACCTGTTTACCGAAAGCCTCAGCTACGTGGACACAGTGAGCCTTTACCAGTGCTGTGATGTCTTCATCTCCTTGCATCGTGCCGAAGGGTTGGGGCTGGTGCCGATGGAATTCATGGCCCTGGGCAAGCCCGTCATCGCGACCGGCTGGTCGGGCAACATGAGCTACATGACGCCGGACAGCGCCTGCTTGGTGGGCTATCGGCTTATACCGGTCGACGGCGAAATGGAGGTGTATTCATCCGGCTTCGTCGGTTCGCAGGTCAGTTGGGCCGACCCCGATGTGGCGGAGGCGGCCGAGTGGGTGCGGACGTTGACCGGCGATGCCGATCTGCGTCGCAGGATCGGCGAGCGTGCCCGTGCCCGCATGCAGGCTTATCAAATCCTGGCGCGCCGCTGTGCGTGGCTGGAGGGGCTGGCTGCATTGCAGACGGAACACGCGCGGCTGCCGACTCGTCGGCAACGCAAGGCCGCTGCGCTGCAGGCCATGCGCGTCCCGCCAGCGACTGCCGTAAAGTCGCCTGTGGTGGCAGCTGGACCCGACAGGCGGGAGTGGGCGGTAGAGTCGATAGCCGCCGCCGACCTGCCGTCGCTGGGCGTGGCGGTATTGACCCCCGCGGCCTTCCAGGCCCTGCTGCCGCATACCATCGCCGCGCTGGATGCGCAGTGGCTACCGTCGGCGGACGTCGGGGTCGTAAGCGACGCGGATGTGCCGTCTCATGCGTCGTCGCCGCCATGGCATCGCGTGACGGACGGTGCCACGCTCGAAACCGTCAATCGAGTGTTGATAGCACTAGAGTCGGATTGGGTCGCCTTGCTGCATGCCGGCGATGTGCTGGCCGATGACGCCTTGTTCCGTCTGGCCGTTGCCGTCGCCGCGCATCCCGAATGGCAGGTGGTCTATACCGACGAGTACCCGGTGGATACCGATGGGCAGCCGGCGGGCGACCCGCACTACAAACCTGATTTCAATCTAGATTATCTGCGCAGCATGCCCTATACGGGCGGCCTGATGATGGTGAAACGGTCGTTTATGAGCCGGCTCGGCGGCTTCGACCCGGCTCTGGAAGGGGTGGAGGAATACGATCTGATGCTGCGGGCCTGGGAACTGGGTGGAGACGAAGCCATCGGCCATGTAGCCGGAGCGTTGTACGGGCGCAGGCAACAATCGAGTTATGCGGCCAAACCATTGGACGCATTGATCGAGAACGGTCGGCGCACGCTGGCCGCCCATCTCGGCCGTCTGGGTATCGAGGCGGAAGTCGAGAACGGTTCATTGCCGATGACCTATCGCGTACGCTATCAACACGCGCCACGGCCGATGGTGTCGATCATCATTCCCACGCGCGACCAGCAGCCGGTGCTGCAGCGTTGCCTGGAGTCGTTGCTCAGCCTGACCGCCTACCCGAATTACGAGATACTCGTCGTCGACAACGGCAGCATCGCCGCTGACGCCATCGAATACATCGACGGTCTGCGTGCCCTGGAAGGTGATCTCGGCGGTCGCCTGCGCATCGTCGACTATCCCGAAGCCTTCAATTTTTCGGCGATGAACAACCGGGCCGCCGCCGAGGCACGTGGCGATTATCTCTTGCTGCTCAATAATGACACCGCCGTGCTGCACGCCGAGTGGCTGGACGAAATGATGGCCCACGCCCAGCGTGAAGACGTCGGTGCTGTCGGCGCCAAGCTGCTGTTTCCGGATGGCAAGATCCAGCACGCGGGCGTGCTGTTGGGTGTGAAGGGTCCCGCCGAGCATCCCTTCATCAACCAGGATCCCAAATCGCCGGGGTATTACGCCCGCCTGCAGGTGGATCAGGACTATTCCGCAGTGACCGGCGCCTGTCTGCTGGTGCGCAAGGTGCTTTACGACGAAGTCGGAGGGTTGGATGCCGCAGAGCTGGCCGTCTCCTATAGCGACATCGATCTGTGCCTGAAGATCCGGGCGCTCGGCAAGCGCGTGGTGTGGACACCTCACGCGATTTTGATGCATGAGGGGTCGAAGAGTCAGCAGTCCGGGGTCGAGCAGGCGCCGGATGCGGCCAAGCTCGCGCGTTTCCAACGCGAGCAGGCCTGTATGTATGCGCACTGGCTGCCGCAGATGGCCAATGACCCGGCCTACAACCGCAATCTGAGTCTTGCCAGTACGGATTTTTTAGTTGAATCGGACCCAGCGTTGTCATGGGATTCAGTGTGGCGCCCGGTGCCGCGCATTCTTACCCAGCCGGCCGACCGCATGGGATGTGGAGAATATCGCATCATCGCGCCGACCCGGGCCCTGATCAGGGCCGGACTGATTCAGGGACAAGAAACGGATCGTATCTACACGCCGCCGGAACTCGCCAGGATCAAGCCCGACGCGTTGGTTCTACAGCGACAAGTCGAGCCGTTCCAGATCGAAGCCATAGAGCGACATAAGCGATTTAATCCTGATGTCTTTTGCGTTTTCGAGATCGACGATTTGGTGACCAACGTGCCGCTCAAAAACGTCCATCGATCATTGCTGCCGAAAGATATGTACAAGCGTATGCGCCGGGCAGTTGCCGCATGTGGTTGCTTGGTGGTGGCAACCGAGCCTCTCGCAGAGGCATACAGAGACCTTGCGTCTGACATCAGGATAGTACCCAATTTTATCGAATCGGCTGTTTGGGGTGGCTTCCAACCTGTGCGGCGCATGGGGAAAAAACCGCGTGTCGGCTGGGCTGGCGGAGTGAGCCATACAGGTGATTTGGAGATCGTTGCGGGGGTGGTTGAGGCGCTCAAGGATGAGATCGACTGGGTCTTTTTCGGTATGTGTCCACCGTCGTTGCGCGCGTATATCAAGGAGTATCACGAACCTGTTCCTATCGGCGAATATCCCGCCAAACTGGCCAGTCTGAATCTCGATCTTGCAATTGCACCGTTGGAAGATGTGCCGTTCAATCACGCGAAGAGCCACTTGCGTCTTCTTGAGTACGGCATACTGGGCTATCCGGTTGTTTGTTCCGATTTGACGCCCTATCAGGGCAGTTTCCCGGTGATGCGCGTGCGCAATCGTTTCAAGGATTGGGTCGATGCTATCCGAGCCCATGCCCTGGATGCGGATGTGGCGGCGCTCGCGGGGGATCGGCTGCGCGATCACGTCCGGGAGCATTGGTTGCTCGAAAATAACCTCGATGCCTGGCTTGCCGCCTGGTTGCCATAA
- a CDS encoding flagellin N-terminal helical domain-containing protein, translating into MALVINTNIASLNAQNNLNASQSQLDSAIAQLSSGLSINSPADNPAGYAIAQRMTAQINGFNQAVRNANDGISFAQVANGAMSTINGALQNIRTLAVQAANSTNSAQDRQALNAEVQQSIAQVNTTAQDTQFNGQSILNGSLSNLVFQVGANAGQIISTNGLDVRGQNLGASYADGASINTGNLSGASGTVTINNVAIDLNGSNGSVSDVVAAINNASSQSQVYAQRADTTSGTVGYTNTGSGSVTIDGVTVNIASGATSADVAAAINAYTTQTNVTATTGSSGITLTDSTGASITVTGSGGVAISSGGTISAGIELYTKIGGTISVSGSSTTLTNIGLSGTGVSFSSLTTLTLNSTNVLTYDNAKTAIKAMDFALNQLSRDGGLLGALQSRFQATISNLQSASQNTQAARSRIQDANFAAQTAALSRAQILQQAGVAMVAQANTDPQVALTLLK; encoded by the coding sequence ATGGCCCTTGTCATCAATACGAACATTGCGTCTCTGAATGCGCAGAACAACTTGAATGCGTCGCAGAGTCAGTTGGACAGCGCCATTGCACAGCTGTCCTCCGGTCTGAGCATCAACAGCCCGGCCGACAACCCGGCGGGCTACGCAATCGCGCAACGCATGACGGCCCAGATCAATGGCTTCAATCAGGCCGTGCGCAATGCGAACGACGGTATTTCCTTCGCACAGGTCGCCAACGGCGCCATGAGTACGATTAATGGCGCTCTTCAGAACATCCGCACGCTCGCCGTGCAGGCTGCCAATTCGACCAACTCGGCGCAGGACCGTCAGGCTCTCAACGCCGAGGTTCAGCAGTCGATTGCGCAGGTCAACACCACAGCTCAGGATACTCAGTTCAACGGACAGTCGATCCTCAACGGCAGCTTGTCGAATCTGGTTTTCCAGGTGGGTGCAAACGCCGGTCAGATTATTTCCACGAACGGTCTCGATGTTCGCGGCCAGAACCTCGGTGCCAGTTATGCCGACGGTGCCAGCATCAATACTGGAAATCTGTCTGGGGCGAGTGGCACGGTCACCATCAACAATGTGGCGATCGATTTGAACGGCAGCAATGGCTCGGTGTCTGATGTGGTTGCGGCGATCAACAACGCCAGCAGCCAGAGTCAAGTCTACGCCCAGCGTGCGGATACAACATCCGGTACGGTCGGGTACACCAATACCGGCTCGGGTAGCGTGACGATCGACGGCGTTACCGTCAACATCGCCAGCGGCGCCACCTCGGCCGACGTGGCGGCGGCGATCAATGCCTACACCACCCAGACCAATGTGACTGCGACCACCGGTTCGAGCGGCATCACCTTGACCGACTCCACGGGTGCCAGCATCACGGTCACCGGTAGCGGCGGCGTTGCCATCAGCAGCGGCGGTACCATCTCCGCGGGTATTGAGCTTTACACCAAGATCGGTGGAACGATATCCGTTAGCGGAAGTTCGACCACGCTGACGAATATCGGGTTGAGCGGTACCGGGGTCAGCTTCAGCAGTCTGACCACCCTGACGCTGAACAGCACCAATGTGTTGACCTACGACAATGCCAAGACCGCGATCAAGGCCATGGATTTCGCCCTGAACCAGCTCAGTCGAGACGGGGGGCTGCTCGGTGCTTTGCAATCGCGTTTCCAGGCAACCATCTCGAATCTGCAGTCAGCTTCGCAGAACACTCAGGCAGCCAGATCGCGTATACAGGACGCGAACTTTGCAGCGCAGACGGCGGCCTTGAGTCGAGCCCAGATACTGCAGCAGGCTGGCGTTGCCATGGTCGCCCAGGCCAATACCGATCCGCAGGTCGCGCTGACGCTGCTCAAGTAA
- a CDS encoding flagellar protein FlaG yields the protein MNQVTNDLALLVTGGQQATGTVTAPGNTGQVAQQSGAVASGNTSPPAQSLSGKLQPAEINKALVQVNDYLQQQSRTLQFSIDQTTHQTIIKVVDQSTGQVLRQIPPESMVILAQRLQEMQHMESTGVVVKT from the coding sequence ATGAATCAGGTCACAAACGATCTTGCTCTTCTGGTGACGGGTGGTCAGCAGGCGACCGGGACGGTGACGGCACCGGGAAATACGGGGCAGGTGGCTCAGCAATCCGGTGCGGTGGCAAGCGGCAATACTTCGCCGCCTGCGCAGTCATTGAGCGGTAAATTGCAGCCGGCAGAAATCAATAAGGCACTTGTCCAGGTCAACGATTACCTGCAGCAGCAGAGCCGTACCCTGCAGTTCAGCATCGACCAGACGACGCATCAGACCATCATCAAAGTAGTCGATCAGTCGACAGGGCAGGTATTGCGACAGATTCCTCCGGAGTCTATGGTGATTCTGGCGCAGAGGTTGCAGGAGATGCAGCATATGGAGTCGACTGGCGTCGTCGTCAAAACCTGA
- the fliD gene encoding flagellar filament capping protein FliD: MSSSLSTGTISSPGVGSGLNINSIVSQLLQADFGPQQTQLTNQQNGLNAQLSAFGTINSDVSSIGSALSTLSSLTPSYNASSTNPALVGVSSDGTATPGSYNVSVTALAQAQSLASTTYSSPTSTIGTGTLTFQFGSYNSSTTPPTFTANSGTNPTSITIDSSNNTLQGLATAINQANFGVSATVVNNGSGYQLALTSATGSSNELNITSSSSSLNAFTYTGSNSTTALSQTVAAQDAQFSINGIAATSQTNTVTNAVSGVSLTLAGLTNGAPVAVTVGPNTSAATQAVQSFVNAYNGFAQDVSKYASYDSKTKTAGILLGDPTVRNLVNLFQNGVVQNISGAPANYQNLMALGITANANGTLSLNTSTLNSALTSNYTGVVSALQTIGNQLGTTVNSMTGANGIITARTNTINQQLTNIQTQFNQLSTQMQQEQASLMQEYTAMDTIVANLKNTSSYLSAQLGSLPSASSSSSSSSSGG; this comes from the coding sequence ATGTCTTCGAGTCTTTCGACAGGAACCATTAGTTCACCGGGCGTCGGCTCGGGGCTCAATATTAATTCCATCGTCAGCCAGCTGTTGCAGGCGGATTTTGGCCCTCAGCAAACTCAGCTAACGAACCAGCAGAACGGGCTGAATGCGCAGCTTTCCGCATTCGGCACGATCAACAGCGACGTTTCTTCGATTGGTAGCGCGCTCAGTACGCTAAGCAGCCTCACGCCCAGCTACAACGCGTCTTCCACCAATCCCGCTTTGGTTGGCGTTTCCTCCGACGGCACGGCAACGCCCGGCTCGTACAATGTCAGCGTGACGGCATTGGCGCAGGCACAGAGTTTGGCCAGCACCACGTACAGTTCGCCGACCTCGACGATCGGTACGGGTACGCTGACCTTCCAGTTCGGCAGCTATAACTCGTCCACTACGCCGCCAACATTTACCGCGAACAGTGGGACCAACCCAACCAGTATCACCATCGACAGCTCAAACAATACCTTGCAGGGTTTGGCGACGGCGATTAATCAGGCCAACTTCGGCGTTTCGGCGACCGTCGTCAACAACGGCAGCGGGTATCAGCTGGCGCTCACCTCGGCTACGGGGTCGAGTAACGAGTTGAACATCACGAGCAGCAGCTCATCGCTCAACGCATTCACCTACACGGGTAGCAACAGCACGACGGCTCTGAGTCAGACGGTGGCCGCGCAGGATGCACAGTTCAGCATCAATGGCATCGCCGCGACTTCGCAGACCAATACCGTCACGAATGCAGTATCGGGTGTGAGTCTGACGCTGGCAGGATTGACTAACGGCGCCCCAGTGGCTGTGACGGTTGGCCCAAATACATCGGCGGCCACCCAGGCTGTGCAGTCGTTCGTGAACGCCTACAACGGCTTCGCGCAGGATGTCAGCAAGTATGCGAGCTACGATTCGAAAACGAAGACCGCAGGCATTCTGTTGGGCGACCCAACGGTCCGCAATCTGGTAAACCTGTTTCAGAACGGCGTGGTGCAGAACATCAGCGGTGCGCCTGCCAATTATCAGAACTTGATGGCGCTCGGGATTACTGCCAACGCCAATGGTACCTTGAGCCTGAACACTTCGACGCTCAATAGCGCGCTGACCAGCAACTATACCGGCGTGGTCAGCGCGCTGCAGACCATCGGTAATCAGCTAGGTACGACGGTCAACAGCATGACCGGCGCGAACGGCATCATTACGGCGCGTACCAACACGATCAACCAGCAGCTGACCAACATCCAGACTCAGTTCAATCAGCTCAGTACACAGATGCAGCAGGAACAGGCATCACTGATGCAGGAATACACGGCGATGGATACCATCGTGGCCAATCTCAAGAACACGAGTAGCTATCTGAGCGCGCAATTGGGCAGCCTGCCGTCTGCCAGCAGCTCTTCCTCCAGCAGTTCCAGTGGTGGCTGA
- the fliS gene encoding flagellar export chaperone FliS gives MSKQMNRAMRQYQQVGLEGLVADANPHTLIRLLMQGGLDNITRAKGALARGDMGAKAQFIVDSIRIIDGLRVYLDHEQGGDLAHNLETLYDYMSRRLIEANTHNDARLLDEVSALLAEIKTGWEAIAPESNGRVPA, from the coding sequence ATGAGCAAGCAAATGAACCGGGCAATGCGGCAGTACCAGCAAGTAGGTCTCGAGGGTCTTGTGGCAGACGCCAATCCGCATACGCTGATTCGACTGCTCATGCAGGGCGGCTTGGATAATATTACCAGGGCGAAGGGTGCGCTGGCTCGCGGCGATATGGGGGCAAAAGCTCAGTTTATTGTTGACAGTATCCGCATCATCGATGGCCTGCGAGTTTATCTCGACCACGAACAAGGCGGCGATCTGGCGCACAATCTTGAGACGCTCTACGACTATATGTCGCGTCGGCTGATCGAGGCCAATACGCACAACGATGCCCGTCTACTCGATGAAGTGTCTGCTTTGCTGGCCGAAATCAAGACTGGATGGGAAGCGATTGCTCCCGAAAGCAATGGACGTGTGCCTGCATGA
- a CDS encoding PilZ domain-containing protein, whose product MEEPTTSPDEGIVYRAALPLAWKRVSAMPSAEIEAQVNEANNSLLAMFGVLDERAAEVKGTEPEVIQAIGRLDTKINLVLDLVGELLRRQLSFPKAVPCILSEQGLSWVAHAEQAPQVGDLVRMDVYLKTSYPRPLRCWAEVITSVPEGQGVKIAAHFRAMADDVRDGLSKLIFRHHRRLIASQRMG is encoded by the coding sequence ATGGAAGAACCGACTACATCGCCCGATGAGGGCATCGTCTACCGCGCGGCTTTGCCGTTGGCGTGGAAGCGTGTGAGCGCTATGCCCAGTGCCGAGATCGAGGCTCAGGTCAACGAGGCTAACAATTCATTGTTGGCGATGTTCGGGGTCCTCGATGAGCGCGCTGCCGAGGTTAAGGGTACCGAACCGGAGGTGATCCAGGCGATTGGTCGTCTGGATACCAAGATCAATCTCGTGCTCGACTTGGTCGGCGAGCTGCTACGCCGACAATTGTCATTTCCAAAGGCTGTGCCCTGCATTCTGTCGGAGCAGGGCTTGAGTTGGGTGGCGCATGCCGAACAAGCTCCCCAAGTCGGGGACTTGGTACGCATGGATGTCTACCTCAAAACCAGCTATCCCAGGCCCTTACGTTGTTGGGCTGAAGTGATCACTTCTGTGCCTGAGGGGCAAGGCGTCAAGATCGCGGCGCATTTCCGTGCCATGGCAGATGATGTGCGTGATGGACTGAGCAAATTGATTTTCAGGCATCATCGTCGCCTGATTGCAAGTCAAAGAATGGGTTGA